The Bacteroidota bacterium genome includes a region encoding these proteins:
- a CDS encoding glycoside hydrolase family 16 protein yields MLRAALLAVFALCAVALGAFAVGCDNAVTQEIPDAQATPAGWSLVWADEFDGTEVDESRWEFQLGDGCPDLCGWGNAELQDYARENSVVSDGTLKITALQNIVDGDTTYTSSRLRTLGKGDWTYGRFEVRAKLPLGQGMWPAIWLLFSEPTYGQWASSGEIDIMEAVGDKPGEVFGTLHYGGEFPQNVFKGDEFQLAAGTFQDDFFVFTVEWERVDREPGEDGEPVEGVDIRWFVNNVLYQVQTEEDWFSGGSDDPTSPFNHPFHMILNVAVGGNLPGSPDATTPFPQAMEVDYVRVYERTGS; encoded by the coding sequence ATGCTTCGTGCTGCTCTCCTCGCCGTGTTCGCGCTCTGCGCCGTCGCTCTCGGCGCCTTCGCCGTCGGCTGCGACAACGCCGTAACGCAAGAAATCCCCGACGCGCAAGCAACCCCTGCCGGATGGTCCCTCGTGTGGGCCGACGAATTCGATGGCACCGAGGTCGACGAATCGAGGTGGGAGTTTCAACTCGGCGACGGCTGCCCGGACCTCTGTGGCTGGGGCAACGCCGAACTCCAGGACTACGCGCGCGAGAACAGTGTGGTGAGCGACGGCACGCTCAAGATCACGGCGCTCCAAAACATCGTTGATGGAGACACCACCTACACGTCGTCACGTCTCCGCACGCTCGGCAAGGGAGATTGGACCTACGGGCGTTTCGAAGTCCGCGCAAAGCTACCCCTCGGCCAGGGCATGTGGCCCGCCATCTGGCTGCTCTTCAGTGAGCCGACCTACGGTCAATGGGCCTCCAGTGGAGAGATCGACATCATGGAGGCTGTCGGCGACAAGCCCGGCGAGGTCTTCGGCACGCTGCACTACGGTGGGGAATTCCCGCAGAACGTGTTCAAGGGCGACGAATTCCAGCTAGCCGCCGGCACCTTCCAAGACGACTTCTTCGTCTTCACCGTCGAGTGGGAGCGCGTTGACCGCGAGCCGGGCGAAGACGGCGAGCCGGTCGAAGGTGTCGACATCCGGTGGTTCGTCAACAACGTTCTCTATCAAGTCCAGACCGAAGAGGACTGGTTCTCCGGCGGTAGCGATGACCCGACCTCGCCCTTCAACCACCCGTTCCACATGATCCTCAACGTGGCCGTTGGAGGCAACCTCCCTGGCTCGCCCGATGCGACGACGCCGTTCCCGCAGGCGATGGAGGTTGACTATGTGCGGGTCTACGAGCGCACAGGAAGCTGA
- a CDS encoding glycoside hydrolase family 2 TIM barrel-domain containing protein translates to MRITFLLALALSLFGSTATAQNEQDTTTDRPASSGILEEAPSLEGVIPVEMRQDDEGNWTLYRGGEPYYIRGAGGIQFMDRAVEYGANSVRTWGAGEAISILDEAHELGLSVVFGLWVGMDRQGFDYNDTKSVEAQLARFREVVREYKDHPAILMWGVGNEVDLFYEDFKVWDAINDIAEMIKEEDPHHPTMTVTAGLDVAEIQLIMERAPAIDIMGINTYGELVGGTREFRTYGYDGPSVGTTLRRAGWDGPYIIAEWGPDGHWEVPRTSWGVPIEQTSTEKARVYRLRYERGIAADSARCIGSYAFLWGEKQETTPTWYGIFTPGGYETQVMDVLEYVWTGSYPENRAPQLDALTANGQDAFASVYIEPREVVTFFADVTDPEGKPIRYDWELLPESTDIRAGGDAETRPDAVDLDIVSGQDGEINVRVPRREGPYRMFIYAYDDSGNVATANIPFYIGSPEQASAR, encoded by the coding sequence ATGCGAATCACCTTCCTCCTTGCGCTCGCGCTGTCCCTGTTTGGCAGCACGGCCACCGCGCAGAACGAACAAGACACGACGACCGACCGGCCCGCCTCCTCTGGCATCCTCGAAGAGGCACCTAGCTTGGAAGGCGTGATCCCGGTAGAAATGCGCCAGGATGACGAGGGCAACTGGACGCTCTATCGCGGCGGCGAACCCTACTACATCCGCGGCGCGGGTGGCATCCAGTTTATGGACCGCGCGGTCGAGTATGGCGCTAACTCCGTGCGCACCTGGGGCGCAGGGGAAGCGATCTCCATTCTCGATGAGGCCCACGAACTAGGGCTGTCTGTCGTCTTCGGCCTCTGGGTCGGCATGGACCGCCAGGGCTTCGACTACAACGACACCAAGAGTGTGGAGGCACAGCTCGCCCGCTTCCGCGAGGTCGTCCGTGAATACAAAGACCACCCGGCCATCCTCATGTGGGGTGTAGGCAACGAGGTCGACCTTTTCTACGAGGACTTCAAGGTCTGGGACGCCATCAACGACATCGCCGAGATGATCAAGGAGGAGGACCCGCACCACCCGACGATGACGGTGACGGCAGGCCTCGATGTGGCAGAGATTCAGCTCATCATGGAGCGTGCGCCCGCCATCGACATCATGGGCATCAACACGTATGGCGAACTGGTGGGCGGTACGCGCGAGTTTCGGACCTACGGCTACGACGGCCCATCCGTAGGCACCACGCTGCGCCGCGCTGGATGGGACGGCCCCTACATCATCGCTGAGTGGGGCCCCGACGGTCACTGGGAAGTTCCGCGAACCTCGTGGGGCGTTCCGATCGAGCAGACGAGCACGGAGAAAGCCAGAGTCTACCGCCTCCGCTACGAGCGCGGCATCGCGGCGGACTCGGCGCGCTGCATCGGCTCCTACGCGTTCCTCTGGGGCGAAAAGCAGGAAACTACCCCGACGTGGTACGGCATCTTCACGCCAGGTGGCTACGAGACCCAAGTCATGGACGTGCTGGAGTACGTTTGGACAGGCAGCTACCCTGAAAACCGCGCTCCCCAACTCGACGCGCTCACAGCCAACGGCCAAGATGCCTTCGCGAGCGTCTACATCGAACCGCGAGAGGTGGTCACGTTCTTTGCTGACGTGACCGACCCCGAAGGCAAACCGATCCGCTACGACTGGGAACTACTACCAGAGAGTACAGACATCCGGGCTGGTGGTGACGCAGAGACGCGTCCCGATGCGGTAGACCTAGACATCGTGAGCGGCCAGGACGGTGAGATCAACGTACGCGTGCCCCGTCGCGAGGGACCCTACCGCATGTTCATCTACGCGTACGACGACAGCGGCAACGTGGCCACGGCCAACATTCCGTTCTACATCGGTTCGCCGGAGCAAGCTTCGGCTCGGTAG
- a CDS encoding HEAT repeat domain-containing protein: MPRFLLAFLVFTLAACASRPPTGGIVPQELPDRASDGLLADSALQAVVLHQLARDGAALSAALSNSSAAVRARAAFALGSVQDPAAVPTLLDALGDADPLVRTDVAFALGQSADSTAEAHLLDALAAEAWPPARRELMDALGKTGSAFSLRQLVTLQMVDSSPTQQADHALALARYGLRGVTSPSASSLLARYLGSDDPAVRHNAAYFFGRVRSTESWLSLSDELVKNAQRLTQSNDPEPSLMHLALALGKMGDGDSLALLRGILSDRPDWRVRTNAARALAPHVARADSAAGSTTNLDVLFTGLDDDSPHVRLVAAQGLAAQPGSPLLAARALAWIRANDTDWRTSAALLPILVGSQQNEMIDYSQSWLRAQTSPFALAAGIAALRAADDDASLGLLFEKAQDDDTRVAYAALDALKARWKRDQTAKPNLAPRYYAAFEQALERRDLATAYAAAPALADSTFAPLGAAPLLQRVYTQLSAPDDIEPMVEIVRALGTFKRDSTVIGFLVDAAVDGHPVVRRAAADALETRVEALEEVNLLGEALPPTPGIDWDVLARLGRHPTLTFQVATETGDTRGTFVMRLDAEQAPQTTQTLARLCAAGTYDGVPFHRVVPNFVIQGGDSSRRDGFGGPGFTLRSEFTRTRYTTGTVGIASAGKDTEGNQYFVTHAPQPHLDGRYTAVGQLAEGQDVADAVVQGDMVLTCEVRSGK, from the coding sequence ATGCCACGCTTTCTGCTCGCCTTCCTCGTGTTCACCCTCGCCGCGTGTGCGAGCCGCCCGCCTACGGGGGGGATCGTTCCGCAGGAACTACCTGACCGTGCCAGTGATGGGCTCCTCGCCGACTCGGCGCTGCAGGCCGTCGTCTTGCACCAACTCGCCCGGGACGGTGCGGCCCTGAGCGCTGCGCTCAGCAATTCGTCGGCGGCCGTACGTGCACGGGCTGCATTCGCCCTCGGGTCCGTGCAAGACCCAGCGGCCGTCCCGACGCTCCTCGACGCCCTGGGCGACGCCGACCCACTCGTGCGTACCGACGTGGCTTTCGCACTCGGCCAATCGGCCGATTCGACCGCCGAGGCCCACCTCCTCGACGCCCTGGCGGCGGAGGCGTGGCCCCCCGCCCGCCGCGAACTCATGGACGCGCTGGGCAAGACCGGCAGTGCGTTCTCGCTCCGGCAACTGGTGACGCTGCAGATGGTCGACTCGTCGCCCACGCAGCAAGCCGACCACGCCCTCGCGCTCGCACGCTACGGCCTGCGCGGCGTCACCAGCCCCTCGGCTAGCTCACTGCTTGCTCGCTACCTAGGCAGCGACGACCCCGCCGTCCGGCACAATGCGGCCTATTTCTTCGGCCGCGTCCGCTCGACCGAGTCGTGGCTCTCGCTCAGTGATGAGCTTGTGAAAAACGCGCAGCGGCTAACACAGAGCAACGATCCTGAGCCTTCGCTCATGCACCTCGCGCTTGCTCTCGGCAAGATGGGCGACGGCGATAGCCTCGCGCTGCTCCGGGGGATCCTGTCGGACCGCCCCGACTGGCGCGTGCGCACGAACGCGGCCCGAGCGCTTGCTCCGCACGTCGCCCGCGCTGACTCGGCGGCGGGCTCCACGACCAACCTCGACGTGCTCTTCACGGGACTCGACGACGACAGCCCGCACGTGCGCCTCGTGGCAGCGCAGGGCCTTGCCGCGCAGCCTGGCTCCCCGCTCCTCGCCGCGCGCGCGCTGGCCTGGATCCGTGCCAACGACACCGACTGGCGCACGTCGGCGGCCTTGCTACCGATCCTCGTCGGGTCCCAGCAGAACGAGATGATCGACTACTCGCAGTCGTGGCTGCGGGCGCAGACAAGCCCGTTCGCGCTCGCGGCGGGCATCGCAGCGCTACGGGCGGCGGACGACGACGCTTCACTTGGGCTGCTCTTTGAGAAGGCCCAGGACGACGACACGCGTGTGGCGTACGCCGCCCTCGACGCGCTTAAGGCGCGGTGGAAGCGCGACCAGACGGCCAAGCCCAACCTCGCGCCGCGCTACTACGCCGCCTTCGAGCAAGCCCTCGAACGCCGCGACCTCGCCACGGCCTATGCCGCCGCGCCCGCGTTAGCTGACAGCACGTTTGCGCCGCTCGGGGCCGCGCCGCTCCTCCAGCGGGTCTACACGCAACTCTCGGCCCCCGACGACATCGAGCCGATGGTCGAGATCGTCCGCGCGCTCGGCACGTTCAAGCGTGATTCGACGGTGATCGGCTTCCTCGTAGACGCCGCCGTGGACGGCCACCCCGTCGTGCGCCGCGCCGCTGCGGATGCGCTCGAAACCCGCGTCGAAGCGCTGGAGGAGGTCAACCTCCTCGGCGAAGCGCTGCCGCCCACCCCGGGCATCGACTGGGATGTGCTCGCCCGCCTCGGCCGCCACCCGACGCTCACGTTTCAGGTTGCCACGGAGACTGGTGACACACGCGGCACCTTCGTGATGCGCCTCGACGCCGAGCAGGCCCCCCAGACCACACAGACGCTCGCGCGGCTATGCGCGGCGGGCACCTACGACGGCGTACCGTTTCACCGCGTCGTGCCCAACTTTGTGATCCAGGGCGGCGACTCGTCCCGCCGCGACGGCTTCGGCGGGCCGGGCTTCACGCTGCGCAGCGAGTTCACGCGGACGCGCTACACGACCGGCACCGTCGGCATTGCGAGCGCCGGGAAAGACACCGAGGGCAACCAGTACTTCGTCACGCACGCCCCCCAGCCCCACCTCGACGGACGCTACACCGCCGTCGGCCAACTCGCCGAAGGCCAAGACGTAGCGGACGCCGTCGTGCAAGGCGACATGGTTTTGACCTGTGAGGTTCGAAGTGGGAAGTAG
- the raiA gene encoding ribosome-associated translation inhibitor RaiA yields MQTRITARHFQASDGLRTHIEQSLSKLTRYYDGIVDAHVVLNGDDRATDKSAEVALNVYRQTLTASETGPSHEVAVDGCVKQLRRQVQRYKEKLRSTNKDSHR; encoded by the coding sequence ATGCAAACGCGCATCACGGCTCGGCACTTCCAGGCTTCCGATGGACTCCGCACCCATATCGAGCAGTCGCTCTCGAAGCTCACTCGATACTATGACGGCATCGTGGACGCACACGTGGTGCTCAACGGCGATGACCGGGCCACCGACAAGTCGGCTGAAGTTGCGCTCAACGTCTACCGTCAGACGCTCACGGCGAGCGAAACCGGGCCGTCGCACGAAGTCGCCGTGGATGGCTGCGTGAAGCAGTTACGACGGCAGGTGCAGCGCTATAAAGAAAAGCTGCGCAGCACCAACAAGGACTCGCATCGGTAG
- a CDS encoding MoxR family ATPase, which produces MLDPTPPSPADSAVHASGLTSADIAALAEEVERESAFVRTLTDALADVVVGQRHMVERLLIGLLAGGHVLLEGVPGLAKTLTVSALAEALDADFQRIQFTPDLLPADLLGTLIYNQRTADFQIKKGPIFANLVLADEVNRAPAKVQSALLEAMQERQVTIGETTFPLPKPFLVLATQNPIEQEGTYPLPEAQVDRFLLKVVVGYPSREEELEIMRRMARTGERTPIPTVVTPQQVLKARGLLNRFYVDERVEHYIVDLVMASRQPGRYRLADIAPLLSFGASPRATIGLNLAARAHAFHDARAYVTPDDVRAIAPDVLRHRLALTYEAEAEEITTDHLVRKILDTIEVP; this is translated from the coding sequence ATGCTCGATCCTACGCCACCCAGTCCAGCGGACTCTGCGGTCCACGCGTCTGGCCTCACTTCCGCCGACATCGCCGCGTTGGCGGAGGAGGTCGAGCGAGAGAGTGCCTTCGTGCGCACCCTCACAGACGCCCTTGCGGACGTGGTAGTCGGGCAGCGGCACATGGTCGAGCGGCTGCTGATCGGGTTGCTCGCGGGCGGGCACGTCCTCCTCGAAGGCGTGCCGGGCCTTGCCAAGACGCTCACCGTGAGCGCCCTCGCCGAAGCCCTCGACGCCGACTTTCAGCGCATCCAGTTCACGCCCGATCTCCTCCCGGCAGACCTCCTCGGCACGCTGATCTACAACCAGCGCACCGCCGACTTCCAAATCAAGAAGGGGCCGATCTTCGCCAACCTCGTCCTGGCTGACGAGGTGAACCGCGCGCCCGCGAAGGTCCAGAGCGCGCTCCTCGAAGCGATGCAGGAGCGCCAGGTCACCATTGGCGAGACGACGTTCCCGCTGCCGAAGCCGTTCCTTGTCCTCGCGACGCAGAACCCGATCGAGCAGGAGGGAACGTATCCGCTCCCCGAAGCGCAAGTCGATCGGTTCCTGCTGAAGGTGGTCGTAGGCTACCCGTCCCGCGAGGAGGAGTTGGAGATCATGCGACGCATGGCCCGCACGGGCGAGCGTACGCCGATCCCGACCGTCGTGACGCCGCAGCAGGTGCTCAAGGCGCGCGGCCTGCTCAACCGCTTCTACGTCGACGAGCGCGTCGAGCACTACATCGTGGACCTCGTGATGGCGTCGCGCCAGCCGGGGCGGTATCGCCTCGCTGACATCGCGCCGCTTCTGAGCTTCGGAGCGTCGCCGCGCGCGACCATTGGGCTCAACCTCGCCGCGCGCGCCCATGCCTTCCACGACGCCCGCGCCTACGTCACCCCAGACGACGTCCGCGCCATTGCGCCCGACGTGCTCCGGCACCGTCTCGCGCTCACCTACGAGGCCGAAGCCGAGGAAATCACGACGGACCACCTCGTCCGGAAAATCCTGGACACGATCGAAGTGCCGTAG
- the topA gene encoding type I DNA topoisomerase translates to MKLVIVESPAKAKTIQGYLGRGYRVRASLGHVRDLPRKDVAVDVEKTFKPKYETLSAKKKTMKSLREEARRADQILLATDPDREGEIIAYHLAESLKRVCKDVARVTFQEVTKPAVQAAVRAPRRLDGPLIEAQQARRVMDRLVGYTISPFLWKTARGEQGLSAGRVQTAALRLLCEREMAIADFTSEDYWSLDATFATENGDTFSARLVEAYGEKVGSPADVQKGREQGKVKRTIPDEGTAAHLRDEAEMRLYAVRSLTKKTARIKPPPPFTTSTLQQAASARLRMSPKQTMRVAQQLFEGVEIGDGSRGNDERVGLITYMRTDSTRISNEAIASVRDLIARDLGLDYLPKSPHRHGKKSKNAQEAHEAIRPTRFDLTPKAIRKWLTPEQHKLYQLIFYRTVASQMAPAVVDRTTAEVASTDSAFVFLAKGEVTRFRGFRAVYDLGESHDDSGEDDATQAAKGKQKLPESLRKGLPVNLLDLATNKHQTKPPPRYTEASLVKALERHGIGRPSTYSATIATLQNRGYADLKKRVLHATDLGLRVCDLLVQHFPKLFDLGFTAKMEEALDQIAAGQRAYRDTLHTFYHDRLLAALHDAEAAIDAGKPPAGASIRSADHAPSPAATSSPQAASAASSDDAPRLACPRCGKPLARRDGAKGSFYGCTGFPTCRHTMPFFDPRTAPRCPICHRGWLVERRAKSGNVFRGCSTYPACSHTETAPAATASAPASTPASRRRTRPRGSG, encoded by the coding sequence ATGAAACTCGTCATCGTCGAGTCGCCCGCGAAGGCCAAGACGATCCAGGGCTACCTGGGGCGGGGCTACCGGGTGCGCGCGTCGCTCGGGCACGTGCGCGACCTACCGCGCAAGGACGTGGCGGTGGACGTGGAGAAGACGTTCAAGCCGAAGTACGAGACGCTCTCGGCGAAGAAGAAGACGATGAAGTCGCTGCGGGAGGAGGCGCGGCGGGCCGACCAGATCCTCCTCGCCACCGACCCCGACCGCGAGGGCGAGATCATCGCCTACCACCTCGCCGAGTCGCTCAAGCGCGTCTGCAAGGACGTCGCGCGCGTGACGTTCCAGGAGGTCACCAAGCCTGCCGTTCAGGCCGCCGTGCGCGCCCCGCGCCGCCTCGACGGACCGCTCATCGAGGCGCAGCAGGCGCGGCGCGTGATGGACCGACTCGTCGGCTATACGATCAGCCCGTTCCTCTGGAAGACGGCGCGCGGCGAGCAGGGTCTCTCGGCGGGCCGCGTGCAGACGGCGGCGCTGCGGCTCCTCTGCGAGCGCGAAATGGCCATCGCCGACTTCACGTCGGAGGACTACTGGTCGCTCGACGCCACGTTTGCCACCGAGAACGGCGACACGTTCAGCGCGCGGCTCGTGGAGGCGTATGGCGAAAAGGTCGGCTCCCCGGCTGATGTCCAGAAGGGGCGCGAGCAGGGCAAGGTCAAGCGTACCATCCCGGACGAGGGTACGGCGGCGCACCTCCGCGACGAGGCCGAGATGCGGCTCTACGCCGTCCGCTCGCTCACGAAAAAGACCGCCCGGATCAAGCCGCCGCCGCCGTTCACCACCTCGACGTTGCAGCAGGCAGCGTCGGCGCGGCTCAGGATGTCGCCGAAGCAGACGATGCGTGTCGCACAGCAACTCTTCGAAGGCGTCGAGATCGGCGACGGATCACGCGGCAACGACGAACGCGTGGGGCTCATCACCTACATGCGCACCGACTCGACGCGCATCTCGAACGAGGCCATTGCGTCGGTCCGCGACCTCATCGCACGCGACCTCGGGCTCGACTACCTCCCGAAGTCGCCGCACCGACACGGCAAGAAGTCGAAGAACGCGCAAGAGGCCCACGAAGCGATCCGCCCGACGCGCTTCGACCTCACGCCGAAGGCGATCCGCAAGTGGCTCACGCCCGAGCAGCACAAGCTCTATCAGTTGATCTTCTACCGCACCGTCGCGAGCCAGATGGCCCCCGCCGTTGTGGACCGCACGACCGCTGAGGTGGCGAGCACCGACAGCGCGTTCGTCTTCTTGGCGAAGGGCGAGGTGACGCGCTTTCGCGGCTTCCGCGCCGTCTACGACCTCGGCGAAAGCCACGACGACTCGGGCGAAGACGATGCGACCCAGGCAGCAAAAGGGAAGCAGAAGCTGCCGGAGTCATTGCGGAAGGGCCTGCCCGTTAACCTCCTCGACCTCGCGACGAACAAGCACCAGACGAAGCCGCCGCCGCGCTACACGGAGGCGTCGCTCGTGAAGGCGCTCGAACGCCACGGCATCGGCCGCCCGAGCACCTACAGCGCCACCATCGCCACGCTCCAGAACCGAGGCTACGCCGACCTGAAGAAGCGCGTCCTGCACGCCACCGACCTCGGCCTACGCGTGTGCGACCTCCTCGTCCAGCACTTCCCCAAGCTGTTCGACCTCGGCTTCACCGCCAAGATGGAAGAGGCGCTCGACCAGATCGCCGCCGGCCAGCGCGCCTACCGCGACACGCTGCACACGTTCTATCACGACCGCCTCCTCGCCGCGCTGCACGATGCCGAGGCTGCAATCGACGCCGGGAAGCCGCCCGCTGGTGCTTCCATCCGGTCGGCTGACCACGCCCCTTCGCCAGCCGCCACCTCTTCGCCCCAGGCTGCATCCGCTGCGTCCTCCGACGACGCCCCTCGCCTAGCCTGTCCGCGCTGCGGCAAACCGCTCGCCCGCCGCGACGGCGCGAAGGGGTCGTTCTATGGCTGCACCGGCTTCCCAACGTGCCGCCACACGATGCCCTTCTTTGATCCACGCACGGCACCGCGCTGCCCCATCTGCCATCGCGGTTGGCTCGTCGAGCGCCGCGCCAAGAGCGGTAACGTATTCCGCGGCTGCTCGACATATCCGGCCTGCTCGCACACCGAGACTGCGCCGGCCGCTACTGCATCCGCCCCAGCATCAACGCCAGCGTCACGCCGCCGAACGAGGCCTCGCGGTTCAGGTTGA
- a CDS encoding plastocyanin/azurin family copper-binding protein — protein MQRALLFLFSAVLVATLAACGGGADSSEAAGGDYPDGAIVIQPVGNEMRYAQTEFTVDAGQEVTVVFENTATSPAMQHNVLILNSDNDEDVERVGIAGMTAGDNGYVPDDPAVFAYTPMSQPGQTVQVTFTAPTEPGRYRYICTFPGHYSIMQGVMIVA, from the coding sequence ATGCAACGAGCTCTCCTTTTCCTCTTCAGCGCGGTCCTCGTGGCCACCCTCGCGGCGTGCGGCGGCGGTGCCGATAGCAGCGAAGCCGCTGGCGGTGACTATCCCGACGGAGCCATCGTCATCCAGCCGGTTGGCAACGAGATGCGCTACGCCCAAACCGAGTTCACCGTCGATGCGGGCCAAGAGGTCACCGTCGTCTTCGAAAACACGGCCACGAGCCCCGCGATGCAGCACAACGTGCTCATCCTCAACTCAGACAACGACGAAGACGTCGAGCGCGTCGGCATCGCGGGCATGACCGCCGGCGACAACGGCTACGTCCCGGACGACCCCGCGGTGTTCGCCTACACGCCGATGTCGCAGCCCGGCCAGACCGTGCAGGTCACCTTCACCGCCCCGACGGAGCCCGGCCGCTACCGCTACATCTGCACGTTCCCCGGACACTACTCGATCATGCAGGGCGTGATGATCGTCGCGTAG
- a CDS encoding T9SS type A sorting domain-containing protein, whose amino-acid sequence MTPTLRLSTISLVPALRAGALTLALAVLALVGVPAATAQVVYDNFDDGNVDNTGAFAGGAENTGAGTGPTDGLGGDADTGLNLGIDPGSGGGFAGAFVTAPGGVFDATGQEYLTFYIRPSVVEANLPLTLEIVLQEDINGDGAFDGNGGGPEDELRTTYRLDADMMGFEFVQIPLATFVDGGGGADDGVDLSKILNVVYVFGGIPAGPPFAVSLDEIAFVTGTPVSNEPANIAPAFSLSAAYPNPFQTSARVDLTLDRAEAVRVAVYDVLGRQVAVLHEGTLSAQTLHSFSLGARGLSSGLYLYRVTGESFSATRRVILN is encoded by the coding sequence ATGACTCCAACGCTACGCCTTTCTACCATCTCGCTAGTCCCTGCGCTTCGCGCCGGCGCGCTCACGCTCGCCCTGGCTGTGCTCGCCCTAGTCGGGGTCCCCGCGGCCACGGCCCAGGTGGTCTACGACAACTTTGACGACGGCAACGTGGACAACACGGGCGCCTTCGCAGGGGGCGCGGAGAACACTGGCGCGGGCACCGGCCCGACCGACGGCCTCGGCGGCGACGCCGACACCGGCCTCAACCTCGGCATCGACCCGGGCTCGGGCGGCGGCTTCGCGGGCGCGTTCGTCACGGCCCCGGGCGGCGTCTTCGACGCGACGGGCCAGGAGTACCTCACGTTCTACATTCGCCCGTCGGTGGTGGAGGCGAACCTGCCGCTCACGCTGGAGATCGTCCTGCAGGAGGACATCAACGGCGACGGCGCGTTCGACGGCAACGGCGGCGGTCCTGAGGACGAGCTCCGGACGACGTACCGCCTGGACGCGGACATGATGGGCTTCGAGTTCGTGCAGATCCCGCTGGCGACGTTCGTGGACGGCGGCGGCGGTGCGGACGACGGCGTGGACCTGTCGAAGATTCTCAACGTGGTGTACGTGTTCGGGGGCATCCCTGCGGGCCCGCCCTTCGCCGTCTCCCTCGATGAGATTGCCTTCGTCACCGGTACGCCGGTCTCCAACGAGCCTGCGAACATCGCCCCGGCCTTCTCGCTGAGCGCGGCCTACCCGAACCCGTTCCAGACTTCGGCGCGCGTCGACCTGACGCTGGACCGAGCTGAAGCGGTGCGGGTGGCGGTCTACGACGTGCTGGGGCGCCAGGTCGCCGTGCTGCACGAGGGCACGCTCTCGGCGCAGACGCTGCACTCTTTCTCGCTCGGCGCACGGGGGCTGTCCAGTGGCCTCTACCTCTACCGCGTCACGGGTGAGTCCTTCAGCGCCACGCGCCGCGTGATCCTGAATTAA
- the hprK gene encoding HPr(Ser) kinase/phosphatase — translation MRTPQPFKKQSITVAFMMAEMRETVHVEIETVHEGEAEERLVTESNLHRPGIALAGYTDLFTHQRVQVLGNTENQFLAYLDEDDRAAAFQRLVNFPVPCLILTESNQLPIAQVEQAKRAGVPVYRTPMPSTEFMYHLRDFLEDQFAPMQTVHASMVDVYGVGLLIVGKSGIGKSEVALDLVERGHRLVADDVVVVTKKAENVVMGAGTDLMGHFMEIRGIGLVDVRAMFGIRAIRFQKRIEVVVEMEHWEPDREYTRVGMTGEAQELLGVDLPLVRLPIIPGKNVTVICEVIAMNHLLRHYGYDPAEIMKQRLAERIAAKSGGAARPRRGVTYFEHDYE, via the coding sequence ATGCGAACCCCACAGCCCTTCAAAAAGCAATCGATCACCGTCGCCTTCATGATGGCGGAGATGCGCGAGACGGTGCATGTCGAGATCGAGACGGTGCACGAGGGGGAGGCCGAGGAGCGGCTCGTGACGGAGAGCAACCTCCACCGGCCGGGCATCGCGCTCGCGGGCTACACCGACCTCTTCACGCACCAGCGCGTGCAGGTGCTCGGCAACACCGAAAACCAGTTCCTTGCCTACCTCGACGAGGACGACCGCGCCGCGGCGTTCCAGCGGCTCGTCAACTTCCCCGTCCCGTGCCTCATCCTCACGGAGAGCAACCAGCTTCCAATCGCCCAGGTCGAGCAGGCGAAGCGGGCCGGGGTACCCGTCTACCGGACGCCAATGCCGTCCACGGAGTTTATGTACCACCTCCGGGACTTCCTGGAGGACCAGTTCGCGCCGATGCAGACCGTCCACGCCTCGATGGTGGACGTCTACGGCGTGGGCCTGCTCATCGTTGGCAAGTCGGGCATCGGCAAGAGTGAGGTGGCGCTCGACCTCGTGGAGCGCGGCCACCGGCTCGTCGCGGACGACGTCGTCGTGGTGACGAAGAAGGCCGAGAACGTCGTGATGGGCGCGGGGACCGACCTCATGGGCCACTTCATGGAGATCCGCGGCATCGGCCTCGTGGACGTACGCGCGATGTTCGGCATCCGCGCGATCCGCTTCCAGAAGCGCATCGAAGTGGTGGTCGAGATGGAGCACTGGGAGCCCGATCGCGAGTACACCCGCGTGGGCATGACCGGCGAGGCGCAGGAGCTACTCGGCGTCGACCTGCCGCTCGTGCGCCTTCCGATCATCCCGGGCAAGAACGTGACGGTGATCTGCGAGGTCATCGCCATGAACCACCTGCTGCGGCACTACGGCTACGACCCTGCCGAGATCATGAAGCAGCGGCTCGCCGAGCGCATCGCGGCGAAGAGTGGCGGGGCCGCTCGACCGCGCCGCGGCGTGACCTACTTCGAGCACGACTACGAGTAG